One segment of Fimbriiglobus ruber DNA contains the following:
- a CDS encoding alpha-2-macroglobulin family protein: protein MTPEPNVAAELQPLLDALCEETITADQLARLEELVLTQPEAERHYVRYMSFHADLIGTIAGLPERSLPADQPMNNPAPPPAESTATRNTVTVPSELASDKRMPTRSRRMRILWIVATPLLVLSLLVGVQLVEWAVVSYRFDKSQRTVEVSRQNLAKTQAEQAAAQQGPRRELDAAVATEEKVSREYQAALRAAVAAVPAERAFHVRLTGPTRIEPGAPNKWQIETLRHGAVARPKRMEVVVKDDKDITLLRQEHNQPVGAASLELPASFWDKVKPGSDLYLEVSTSADDGPSLLTERIPLARPVYVTHLATDKPLYQPGETVRFRSLTLDRSSLRPPDYDLHLRFRLRDPGNAVVPLGESNCRLLSDRKPVLGPDRKPVRGIGVGEHVLPADAPGGEYKLDVTEVEPNGGEVVLETRKFIVNRYVPDTFEKKLEFDGQSYGPGDVVQARVEVSRTAGGPMKDARANVVANVDGRQFYAQTGARFTIASDATGTKAVLNLRFKLPADLFDAAPHGTVPTATFSVNIQDGSDAEAIVRPIPLVTKTLSVAFFPEGGEMIAGVPGRVYFQVRTPLGKPADLRGTITDGTNTVAEVATLTDAEQAGVNRGQGVFTLTPRAGTTYFLKLTSPAGISPPTKDGYALPAVKADGIALTALDAVTGRGDPIRVRLQTARGPKTLHVGAYARGRLIAQRKLKVEGSKPVDVALQGDDTAGGVTRVTVFEEIPGEDATRPILAPRAERLVYRVPGEQLTLGVTPDKMRYLPGGKVRLELSATNERQAPTPAVLLVGVVNRSVVAMADNKTDRLMPTHFLLAGDVAKPADLEHADFLLTDHPKAGVALDLLLGTQGWRRFAEQTGTSTDPADRTEVVQMLTAHGQQTSAPVELAKLEEQRLSSEFRPKMETAALQADDADRRLSASKETSNAAVAAAQVAIDVAERAQTAVATELRGYKSWFEKMPFVLTFVGLAMVFVSWLFFSAKDYLTATDSEDKARHAANLKTGCTWAGLGVLALLVVLTAMSTVFFASHEAPSMAFEAVGSAIRPGAAMDPAAPPTRDEAAAHLPAPRPGVLNPTQVLQGPRVLAGQQGDPQVQGGQQPQALAGQQPSPVENAQAPRKPAAASPLPDRSREQSQIAAALRKHQPAGVGTLVPPSVLREYAHQRDPALGSVRSDFTETVYWHPVLVLPASGKAAVEFQLSDDIARYQVLVAGHTTDGRIGATTAVIEARKPFSVDPKLPLEMSHTDIVEMPVRITNDSDDPQALTIALTPTGLRSEGSLTASTTLAANGKTRQTFSLKANKLQGDASVLVRATNASGDTDAILRTTRIVPDGFPGVGSISDTIESRARGTITLPKDVVPGSLAVKLEVYTSTMSDLLNGLEGMLREPHGCFEQTSTANYPNTMILDYLNQTNQSNPQVARRAKQLLDQGYARLTNYECPDTPLRRKQGFEWFGSADMAHEALTAYGLLQFKDMARVHPVDPELIRRTQAFLLSRRDGAGGFRRNARALDGFGGAPKHTTDAYIVWALVESDPEDAERLDLKTEIAALKTAALDENSVAGKDAYFVALTANVLLLRGDRETAHRLLDRLRTKHFKDGEVTGAVTSITRSGGRALAIETTALALLGWLRANDPTYAPTIKSATKWLSQQRGGYGGYGSTQSTILALKALSLHAKKSAHPAESGVFVVLVGGRSVGVKKFDEKDGETITLDIPNPEAAFQPGERTEVEITTDARQPYPFALSYSYTTLTPLSAEQCAVRIGTKLARADAREGDTVPLSVTLENSQRQGQGMAVAVVGLPAGLKVPTDMKQLTDLREKQQISYFEIRGRELILYWRELAPEQKIALTVDLVCDVPGRFRGPASRAYLYYNADHKHWVEPLSIKIEPMAGREGPLVGW, encoded by the coding sequence GTGACCCCCGAACCCAACGTCGCCGCCGAATTGCAGCCGCTGCTGGACGCACTGTGCGAAGAGACGATCACAGCCGACCAGCTCGCCCGGCTGGAAGAACTCGTCCTGACTCAGCCCGAAGCCGAACGGCATTACGTCCGGTACATGAGTTTCCACGCCGATCTGATCGGCACCATCGCCGGTCTGCCCGAGCGGTCACTGCCGGCGGATCAACCCATGAACAATCCGGCACCACCACCCGCGGAAAGCACGGCGACCCGGAACACGGTGACCGTACCGTCCGAACTCGCGAGCGATAAGCGCATGCCGACCAGGAGCCGACGAATGCGCATTCTCTGGATCGTCGCGACACCGCTGCTCGTTCTGAGCCTGCTGGTCGGTGTCCAACTCGTGGAATGGGCAGTCGTCTCTTACAGGTTCGACAAGAGCCAGCGTACCGTCGAAGTGAGTCGGCAGAACCTGGCGAAGACACAGGCGGAACAAGCAGCGGCCCAGCAGGGGCCGCGGCGAGAACTGGACGCAGCCGTCGCCACTGAAGAGAAGGTGTCGCGGGAATACCAGGCCGCGCTCCGAGCCGCGGTCGCAGCCGTCCCGGCGGAACGGGCGTTCCACGTGCGCCTGACCGGGCCGACCCGGATCGAGCCCGGGGCGCCCAACAAGTGGCAGATCGAAACCCTCCGACACGGAGCCGTCGCCCGACCGAAGCGGATGGAAGTCGTCGTCAAGGACGACAAGGACATCACGCTACTGCGGCAGGAGCATAATCAGCCCGTCGGGGCGGCGTCCCTCGAATTGCCGGCGTCGTTCTGGGACAAGGTGAAGCCAGGCTCCGACCTGTACCTCGAAGTCAGTACCTCGGCGGACGACGGCCCGAGCTTGTTGACCGAGCGAATCCCCCTCGCCCGGCCGGTCTACGTCACCCACCTCGCAACCGACAAACCACTCTATCAACCGGGCGAAACGGTCCGCTTTCGGTCGCTCACGCTCGACCGGTCGAGCCTCCGGCCGCCGGACTACGACCTGCACCTCCGGTTCCGCCTTCGCGATCCAGGCAACGCGGTCGTCCCCCTCGGCGAGAGCAACTGCCGGTTGCTGAGCGATCGCAAGCCCGTCCTCGGGCCGGACCGCAAGCCGGTCCGCGGCATCGGCGTCGGCGAGCACGTTTTGCCAGCGGACGCGCCGGGCGGCGAATACAAGCTCGACGTGACCGAGGTCGAACCCAACGGCGGGGAAGTCGTTCTCGAAACCCGCAAGTTCATCGTCAACCGATACGTGCCGGACACGTTCGAAAAGAAGCTCGAATTCGACGGCCAGTCTTACGGCCCGGGCGATGTCGTCCAGGCCCGCGTCGAGGTTTCGCGGACGGCCGGCGGCCCGATGAAGGACGCCCGAGCGAACGTGGTCGCCAACGTCGACGGCCGCCAGTTTTACGCCCAGACGGGCGCGCGATTCACGATCGCCTCCGACGCGACCGGGACCAAGGCGGTCTTGAACCTGCGCTTCAAGCTCCCGGCCGACCTGTTCGACGCCGCCCCGCACGGCACGGTGCCTACCGCGACGTTCAGCGTCAACATTCAAGACGGGTCGGACGCCGAGGCAATCGTTCGCCCGATCCCGCTGGTGACGAAAACGCTCTCCGTCGCGTTCTTCCCCGAGGGCGGCGAGATGATCGCAGGGGTGCCGGGCCGCGTCTACTTCCAGGTTCGCACGCCGCTCGGCAAGCCGGCCGACCTGCGGGGCACGATCACGGACGGTACCAACACGGTCGCCGAAGTCGCGACTCTCACGGACGCCGAGCAAGCGGGCGTGAACCGCGGCCAGGGCGTCTTCACCCTGACGCCGCGGGCCGGCACGACCTACTTCCTCAAGCTCACCTCCCCCGCCGGCATTAGCCCGCCGACGAAGGACGGCTACGCGCTGCCTGCCGTGAAGGCGGACGGCATCGCCCTGACGGCCCTGGACGCCGTGACCGGTCGCGGCGACCCGATCCGTGTCCGGCTCCAGACGGCCCGAGGGCCGAAGACGCTCCACGTCGGGGCTTACGCCCGCGGCCGACTCATCGCCCAGCGGAAGCTCAAAGTCGAAGGAAGTAAGCCGGTCGATGTCGCGCTCCAGGGCGACGACACGGCCGGCGGCGTCACCCGCGTGACTGTGTTCGAGGAAATACCGGGCGAAGACGCCACCCGGCCGATCCTGGCCCCGCGGGCCGAGCGGCTCGTTTACCGCGTCCCGGGCGAACAACTCACGCTCGGCGTGACCCCGGACAAAATGCGCTACCTGCCGGGCGGGAAGGTCCGGTTGGAACTCTCGGCCACGAACGAGCGTCAGGCTCCCACACCCGCGGTGCTGCTCGTCGGGGTGGTGAACCGGAGCGTCGTCGCGATGGCGGACAACAAGACCGACCGGCTCATGCCGACGCACTTCCTCCTCGCTGGCGACGTGGCCAAGCCGGCCGACCTCGAACACGCCGACTTCCTGCTGACCGACCACCCGAAGGCAGGCGTCGCCCTGGATCTGTTACTCGGCACCCAGGGGTGGCGGCGGTTCGCCGAACAGACCGGCACGTCGACCGACCCGGCCGACCGGACCGAGGTCGTCCAGATGCTCACGGCTCACGGGCAGCAGACGTCGGCCCCGGTCGAACTGGCCAAGCTCGAAGAACAGCGACTGTCGTCCGAGTTCCGCCCGAAGATGGAAACGGCCGCACTTCAGGCGGACGACGCCGACCGTCGCTTGTCCGCGTCCAAGGAAACCAGCAACGCAGCCGTTGCGGCGGCGCAGGTTGCCATCGACGTGGCCGAGAGAGCGCAGACGGCGGTCGCGACCGAACTCCGAGGATACAAATCCTGGTTCGAGAAAATGCCGTTTGTTCTGACATTTGTTGGCCTGGCGATGGTATTCGTCAGCTGGCTATTCTTCTCGGCTAAAGACTACTTGACCGCGACCGATTCGGAGGACAAGGCCAGGCATGCGGCCAATCTGAAGACGGGGTGTACGTGGGCCGGTCTCGGAGTCCTGGCGCTACTCGTGGTTTTGACCGCGATGTCGACCGTATTCTTCGCGTCGCATGAGGCACCATCGATGGCCTTCGAAGCAGTCGGCTCCGCGATAAGACCCGGAGCGGCAATGGACCCAGCCGCGCCGCCAACGAGGGACGAGGCAGCCGCGCACCTCCCCGCGCCCCGGCCAGGGGTCTTAAATCCTACTCAAGTACTACAAGGGCCTCGAGTACTTGCGGGACAACAAGGGGACCCGCAAGTACAAGGGGGACAACAGCCTCAAGCACTTGCGGGACAACAGCCGAGCCCGGTCGAGAACGCCCAAGCCCCTCGCAAGCCTGCCGCCGCCAGCCCGCTCCCTGACAGGTCTCGTGAGCAGTCGCAGATCGCGGCGGCGCTTCGTAAACACCAGCCCGCGGGCGTCGGCACACTGGTCCCGCCCTCTGTCCTCCGCGAGTACGCCCACCAGCGCGACCCGGCCCTCGGCAGCGTCCGTAGCGACTTCACGGAAACGGTCTACTGGCACCCGGTTCTGGTCCTGCCCGCCTCCGGTAAGGCCGCCGTCGAGTTCCAGCTTTCGGACGACATCGCGCGGTATCAGGTGCTCGTCGCCGGCCACACCACGGACGGCCGCATTGGGGCGACTACCGCGGTGATCGAGGCGCGGAAGCCGTTCAGCGTCGATCCGAAGCTGCCGCTGGAAATGTCTCACACGGATATCGTCGAGATGCCGGTCCGCATCACCAACGACAGCGACGACCCACAAGCCCTCACGATCGCGCTGACCCCGACCGGTCTCCGGAGTGAAGGCAGTCTGACCGCCTCAACCACCCTCGCGGCGAACGGGAAGACCCGCCAGACTTTCAGCCTGAAAGCCAACAAACTCCAGGGCGACGCGAGCGTTCTGGTCCGGGCAACGAACGCATCGGGCGATACGGACGCGATCCTCCGGACGACGCGCATCGTCCCCGACGGGTTCCCCGGCGTCGGCTCGATCAGCGACACGATCGAATCCCGCGCCCGCGGCACGATCACGCTGCCGAAGGACGTGGTGCCCGGCAGCCTCGCCGTCAAGCTGGAGGTTTACACGTCGACGATGAGCGACCTGCTGAACGGGCTCGAAGGCATGCTCCGCGAGCCGCACGGCTGCTTCGAGCAGACGTCGACGGCGAACTACCCCAACACGATGATCCTCGACTACCTGAACCAGACGAACCAGTCGAACCCCCAGGTGGCCCGGCGGGCGAAGCAACTCCTCGACCAGGGGTACGCCCGGCTGACGAACTACGAATGCCCGGACACGCCCTTGCGGCGGAAGCAGGGCTTCGAGTGGTTCGGCTCGGCGGACATGGCCCACGAGGCGCTCACGGCTTACGGCCTACTGCAATTCAAAGACATGGCCCGCGTCCACCCGGTCGACCCGGAATTGATTCGGCGGACGCAGGCGTTCCTGCTCTCCCGCCGGGACGGTGCGGGCGGCTTCCGGCGGAACGCCCGGGCGCTCGACGGCTTCGGCGGCGCCCCGAAGCACACGACCGACGCCTACATCGTTTGGGCCCTGGTCGAGAGCGACCCGGAGGACGCCGAACGACTCGATCTGAAAACCGAGATCGCCGCGCTAAAGACCGCGGCCCTGGACGAGAATTCCGTCGCCGGCAAAGACGCCTACTTCGTGGCGTTGACCGCAAACGTCCTGCTCCTCCGTGGCGACCGTGAGACGGCCCACCGTCTGCTCGACCGACTGCGAACCAAGCACTTCAAGGATGGCGAAGTGACCGGAGCCGTGACGAGTATCACCCGGTCCGGCGGCCGCGCCCTGGCGATCGAAACGACCGCGCTCGCCCTCCTCGGCTGGCTCCGGGCAAACGACCCGACGTACGCCCCGACCATCAAGAGCGCGACGAAGTGGCTCAGCCAGCAACGCGGCGGCTACGGCGGCTACGGCTCGACACAGTCGACGATCCTGGCGCTGAAGGCCCTGAGCCTGCACGCGAAGAAGTCGGCCCACCCGGCCGAAAGCGGCGTGTTCGTGGTTCTGGTCGGCGGCCGGTCGGTCGGGGTGAAGAAGTTCGACGAGAAGGACGGCGAAACGATCACCCTCGACATCCCCAACCCGGAGGCCGCCTTCCAGCCGGGCGAGCGGACCGAGGTGGAGATCACGACCGACGCCCGCCAGCCGTACCCGTTCGCCCTGAGCTATTCGTACACGACCCTCACACCGCTCAGCGCCGAGCAGTGTGCCGTCAGGATCGGGACAAAACTGGCCCGAGCGGACGCCCGCGAAGGCGACACGGTGCCGCTGAGCGTGACGCTAGAAAACAGCCAGAGGCAAGGCCAGGGGATGGCGGTGGCCGTCGTGGGCCTGCCGGCCGGGCTGAAGGTACCGACCGACATGAAGCAACTCACGGACCTGCGGGAGAAGCAGCAGATCAGCTACTTCGAGATCCGCGGCCGCGAGTTGATCTTGTACTGGCGGGAACTCGCCCCGGAGCAGAAAATCGCCCTGACGGTCGACCTCGTATGCGACGTGCCCGGCAGATTCCGCGGCCCGGCGAGCCGCGCTTACCTCTACTACAATGCGGACCACAAGCACTGGGTCGAGCCACTGTCCATTAAGATTGAGCCAATGGCCGGCCGGGAGGGGCCGCTCGTAGGCTGGTGA
- a CDS encoding sigma-70 family RNA polymerase sigma factor: MPVDTDIGADPAASPTAPAARPPDKSVLFLPLFLRNERPLYAYIYTLLPRRADADDVLQETSLVLWDKFDVACPPTDFLAWARKVAYHKVLDFHKKTRRSQARLSQLFLDKVAAAAAEPTLAAQLEARREALNACVEKLTPQSRELLTHRFAEGATTQSTSEQVGRSVDAVYKALAKLRQSLFECAQTLLAREGCP, encoded by the coding sequence ATGCCCGTGGATACCGACATCGGGGCTGACCCGGCGGCCTCGCCCACCGCCCCCGCCGCCCGCCCGCCGGACAAGAGCGTCCTCTTCCTGCCGCTCTTCCTGCGAAACGAACGCCCATTGTACGCGTACATCTACACGCTCCTCCCACGCCGGGCCGACGCGGACGACGTGCTCCAGGAAACCAGCCTGGTCCTGTGGGACAAGTTCGACGTCGCCTGCCCGCCGACCGACTTCCTCGCGTGGGCCCGGAAGGTCGCGTACCACAAAGTTCTCGATTTCCACAAGAAAACCCGGCGGTCGCAGGCCCGGCTGAGTCAACTCTTCCTCGACAAGGTGGCCGCGGCGGCCGCCGAACCGACGCTGGCCGCGCAACTGGAAGCCCGCCGCGAAGCCCTCAACGCCTGCGTCGAGAAGCTCACCCCGCAATCCCGCGAACTCCTGACCCACCGATTCGCCGAGGGGGCCACGACCCAGTCCACGTCGGAACAGGTCGGGCGGTCGGTGGACGCCGTTTACAAGGCACTCGCGAAGCTCCGCCAGTCGCTGTTCGAATGCGCCCAAACTCTGCTCGCCCGGGAGGGCTGCCCGTGA
- a CDS encoding DUF4058 family protein — protein MMPSPFPGMDPYLEDPGLWADVHLGLICTCRELLNRHLLPKYVGRLQERDYVEYEDDPARVELVVPDRKTTGKHQTTPDIVAEPVGVIFENNLERRESWIEVLAVDTRDVVSVIEILSPSNKVKGAAGRESFLQKRREILSSNTHWIEIDLLRTGERQPFDEHIPDHEYVASVVPAGQRPTGLAWPIRLTQRLPVVGIPLRKPDADAPLDLQAALTLAYDRAAYDMTVDYTRPPKVPLSPDLAAWADQLLREKGLRKGVDG, from the coding sequence ATGATGCCGTCCCCATTCCCCGGAATGGACCCGTACCTGGAAGACCCGGGGTTGTGGGCGGACGTGCATCTCGGATTGATCTGTACCTGCCGCGAATTGCTGAATCGTCACCTCCTGCCGAAATACGTCGGGCGACTTCAGGAGCGCGACTACGTCGAGTACGAAGACGATCCGGCGCGAGTGGAGTTGGTCGTTCCCGACCGCAAGACGACCGGAAAACATCAAACGACACCGGACATCGTGGCCGAACCAGTCGGAGTGATCTTTGAAAACAACCTGGAGCGACGAGAATCGTGGATCGAGGTACTTGCCGTCGACACACGCGATGTCGTGTCGGTCATTGAAATCTTGAGCCCGAGTAACAAGGTCAAGGGGGCCGCCGGCCGGGAAAGCTTTCTCCAGAAGCGGCGCGAAATCCTGTCGTCCAACACGCACTGGATCGAGATCGACCTCCTGCGGACCGGCGAGCGACAGCCGTTCGACGAACACATACCCGACCACGAGTATGTCGCGAGTGTCGTCCCTGCCGGTCAACGACCGACGGGGCTCGCGTGGCCGATCCGGCTGACGCAACGGCTGCCCGTGGTCGGCATCCCCCTCCGCAAGCCGGACGCCGACGCGCCGCTCGATCTCCAGGCCGCGCTGACCTTGGCCTACGACCGAGCCGCCTATGACATGACCGTGGACTACACGCGGCCCCCGAAGGTGCCGCTGTCGCCGGACCTCGCCGCGTGGGCCGACCAGTTACTCAGGGAGAAAGGCTTGCGGAAAGGGGTGGATGGGTAG
- the thpR gene encoding RNA 2',3'-cyclic phosphodiesterase: MARVRTFIAVEIGDTARTAAIALQKVLARTGASVKWVESNSMHVTLVFLGEVDDRELPAVFRAVSKATAGEAPFPLHVAGVGAFPTPRRPKTLWAGITEGADRLSRLHERINTHLVDLGGYRREERAYTPHLTLGRVKSEEDGNLLAAELPKHLAWNGGQTVVSEVLVFSSELKRDGPEYTVLGRAELLGDPEE; the protein is encoded by the coding sequence GTGGCACGAGTGCGGACGTTTATTGCCGTCGAGATCGGGGATACCGCCCGGACCGCCGCGATCGCCCTACAAAAAGTCCTCGCGCGGACCGGGGCGTCGGTCAAGTGGGTTGAGTCGAACAGCATGCACGTGACGCTGGTCTTCCTCGGCGAGGTGGACGACCGCGAACTGCCGGCCGTCTTCCGCGCGGTGTCGAAGGCCACGGCCGGCGAGGCCCCGTTCCCGCTACACGTCGCCGGCGTCGGGGCGTTCCCGACCCCGCGGCGGCCCAAGACGCTCTGGGCCGGCATCACCGAGGGAGCCGACCGGCTGAGCCGCCTGCACGAGCGCATCAACACGCACCTCGTCGACCTGGGCGGCTACCGCCGGGAAGAGCGGGCGTACACGCCGCACCTGACGCTCGGCCGGGTCAAGTCCGAGGAAGACGGCAACCTCCTCGCGGCCGAGTTGCCGAAGCACCTGGCCTGGAACGGCGGGCAGACGGTGGTCAGCGAAGTGCTGGTCTTCAGCAGCGAACTCAAGCGCGACGGCCCCGAATATACTGTCCTCGGCCGCGCCGAACTCCTCGGCGATCCAGAGGAGTGA
- a CDS encoding TIGR02996 domain-containing protein: MSNEESLLAAIWEHPHDDLPRLVYADWLEEAGEPVRVARAEFIRVQCELAKMPADDPGRDRLIRRERDLWHRHRKAFRRGLSDYIRGSPFCRGFVAPPYRRLTSHKLFKNYVGILDQAPLWELFVRPTDGLDTLFTNALFKRIGRLELNWHHASIATLISSPHACNLETLRWAYSGIETRDLEIMTSPNVLPHLIRLDVEGGSIGDRAASLFASLPFAERVEELGLASNRIGPEGIRAMFGPSTFAKLTRLNLDGNRPGDAVVIALTESARVPYLRHLELAGLELTRVAAEAIANWPTAASLRYLDLSGNSIDVSGVRALTQSPYLRDLQTLDLVVGDAGRSEILRRLWDRFGLVETIPRPGYGFRAGRLSD; the protein is encoded by the coding sequence ATGTCCAACGAAGAATCGTTGCTCGCGGCGATCTGGGAACACCCTCACGACGACCTGCCGCGGCTCGTGTACGCCGACTGGCTGGAGGAAGCCGGGGAGCCGGTCCGTGTCGCACGGGCCGAGTTCATCCGCGTGCAGTGCGAACTCGCGAAGATGCCCGCGGATGACCCCGGGCGCGACCGACTTATACGGCGGGAACGCGACCTGTGGCACCGTCACCGCAAAGCGTTCCGGCGCGGGCTATCCGATTACATCCGCGGCAGCCCATTCTGTCGCGGCTTCGTCGCCCCACCATATCGGAGACTCACCTCACACAAGCTATTTAAGAATTACGTTGGCATCTTGGATCAGGCTCCATTGTGGGAACTGTTCGTCCGACCCACGGATGGGCTCGACACACTCTTTACTAACGCTTTATTCAAACGAATCGGCAGGCTCGAACTCAACTGGCATCACGCGAGTATCGCGACCCTGATTAGTTCACCCCACGCCTGTAATCTGGAGACGCTCCGCTGGGCTTACTCAGGAATCGAAACCCGTGATCTCGAAATCATGACCTCGCCGAACGTCCTACCGCATTTGATCCGTCTGGATGTAGAAGGCGGAAGCATTGGCGACCGCGCCGCGAGTCTGTTCGCCTCTTTGCCGTTTGCCGAACGGGTGGAAGAACTCGGGCTCGCGTCTAACAGAATCGGGCCGGAGGGAATACGAGCGATGTTCGGTCCTAGCACGTTCGCCAAACTGACGCGGCTAAACTTGGATGGCAACCGGCCCGGCGACGCGGTGGTGATCGCACTGACCGAATCGGCGCGGGTTCCGTATCTGCGACACCTGGAGTTAGCGGGCCTGGAGTTAACGCGGGTCGCGGCCGAAGCCATTGCCAATTGGCCGACGGCAGCTTCACTCCGATACCTGGATCTCTCTGGTAATTCGATTGACGTTTCCGGGGTGCGTGCTTTGACGCAATCGCCTTACCTCCGGGATTTGCAGACCCTCGATCTTGTCGTGGGAGACGCGGGGCGGAGCGAAATCTTGCGCCGTCTTTGGGACCGGTTCGGCCTCGTCGAGACGATTCCCCGCCCGGGTTACGGCTTCCGGGCCGGCCGCCTGAGCGATTAA
- a CDS encoding adenosine kinase: MKPYQLCGLGNAIVDIFLELSDAEFAELGFARGGMVLVDAPEQKQLLEKFHAHDPRLVSGGSLANSAIAFSQLGGKAAFIGCVGDDRYGLHYEREFSHLGIDIGTPVIVGETTGTCVCVITPDAERTMRTCLAVSSHLSAKHVDEDRIKNSDWLFVEGYVFANPETGQGAIRRALELAKKHGTKVAITCSDAFVVEVFGGPLFDALKQADLLFCNATEARAATKTASVTEAFAALKSLVPNAVVTDGPHGAHVRFGGTEVHVPSVACEPKDLTGAGDMFAGSFLYGITHGFPPAVAARGACHLSSKVISQIGARLHQGARETWDHAVA, translated from the coding sequence GCGGAACTCGGGTTCGCGCGCGGCGGGATGGTCCTCGTCGACGCGCCGGAGCAGAAACAACTCCTGGAGAAGTTCCACGCCCACGACCCGCGGCTCGTCAGCGGCGGCTCGCTGGCGAACTCGGCGATCGCGTTCTCCCAGCTCGGCGGCAAGGCCGCGTTCATCGGCTGCGTCGGCGACGACCGGTACGGGCTGCACTACGAGCGCGAGTTCTCCCACCTCGGCATCGACATCGGCACCCCCGTCATCGTGGGCGAGACGACCGGCACCTGCGTCTGCGTCATCACGCCGGACGCCGAGCGGACGATGCGGACGTGCCTCGCGGTGTCCAGCCACCTGTCCGCGAAGCACGTGGACGAGGACCGCATCAAGAATTCGGACTGGCTGTTCGTCGAGGGGTACGTGTTCGCCAACCCGGAGACCGGCCAGGGGGCCATCCGCCGGGCGCTCGAACTCGCCAAGAAGCACGGCACGAAAGTCGCCATCACCTGCTCCGACGCCTTCGTGGTCGAAGTCTTCGGCGGCCCGCTGTTCGACGCCCTGAAGCAGGCCGACTTGTTGTTCTGCAACGCGACCGAGGCCCGCGCGGCGACCAAGACGGCGAGCGTGACCGAGGCGTTCGCCGCGCTCAAGTCGCTGGTACCGAACGCGGTCGTGACCGACGGGCCGCACGGCGCGCACGTCCGCTTCGGCGGGACCGAGGTCCACGTCCCATCGGTCGCGTGCGAGCCCAAGGATCTCACCGGCGCCGGGGACATGTTCGCGGGCAGCTTCCTGTACGGGATCACCCACGGCTTCCCGCCAGCGGTCGCGGCCCGCGGCGCCTGCCACCTGTCGTCCAAGGTGATCTCGCAAATTGGCGCCCGGCTGCACCAGGGAGCCCGCGAGACGTGGGACCACGCCGTGGCGTAA